A portion of the Krasilnikovia cinnamomea genome contains these proteins:
- the gmk gene encoding guanylate kinase, which translates to MDDEARPAARLTVLSGPSGVGKDSVIELIRARSPWIKLSVSVTTRKKRDYETDGEHYHFVTRSEFQRLIDGDQLLEWAEFAGNLYGTPRAQVEGWLAQGRPVLLKIDLQGARQVRAAMPDAQLVFLAPPSVEELQRRLIGRGTDDEETIKRRLAHADEELAAETEFDRTVVNDFVERAADELVGLLGSSFLTPAQAPEV; encoded by the coding sequence ATGGATGACGAAGCGCGCCCGGCGGCCCGACTCACCGTCCTGTCCGGCCCCTCCGGGGTCGGCAAGGACAGCGTGATCGAGCTGATCCGGGCGCGCTCGCCATGGATCAAGCTCTCTGTCTCGGTGACGACGCGCAAGAAGCGCGACTACGAGACCGACGGTGAGCACTATCACTTCGTCACCCGTTCGGAGTTCCAGCGCCTGATCGACGGCGACCAGCTCCTCGAATGGGCGGAGTTCGCGGGCAACCTCTACGGCACCCCCCGGGCGCAGGTGGAGGGCTGGCTCGCCCAGGGCCGCCCGGTGCTGCTGAAGATCGACCTGCAGGGCGCCCGCCAGGTTCGCGCCGCGATGCCGGACGCGCAACTGGTCTTCCTCGCCCCGCCCAGCGTCGAGGAGCTGCAGCGCCGGCTGATCGGCCGAGGCACCGACGACGAAGAGACGATCAAGCGTCGGCTGGCCCACGCCGACGAGGAGCTGGCGGCGGAGACCGAATTCGACCGAACGGTCGTCAACGACTTCGTCGAGCGCGCCGCGGACGAACTGGTAGGATTGCTCGGTTCGTCATTCCTGACGCCCGCTCAGGCTCCTGAGGTTTGA
- the mihF gene encoding integration host factor, actinobacterial type, which yields MPLPSLSPEQRAAALEKAAEIRKARAELKEQLKSGKTTLAAVLERAEGDDVVGKLKVSAVLQALPGIGKIRATQIMEKLKIADSRRLRGLGEQQRKALLGEFAAN from the coding sequence GTGCCGCTCCCGTCACTGAGCCCCGAGCAGCGTGCAGCCGCGCTGGAGAAGGCCGCGGAGATTCGCAAAGCCCGGGCCGAGCTCAAGGAACAGCTCAAGTCTGGCAAGACCACCCTCGCCGCCGTACTGGAGCGGGCCGAGGGCGACGACGTCGTCGGCAAGCTGAAGGTCTCGGCCGTGCTGCAGGCGCTGCCGGGCATTGGCAAGATCCGGGCCACCCAGATCATGGAGAAGCTCAAGATCGCCGACAGCCGTCGCCTTCGTGGCCTCGGCGAGCAGCAGCGCAAGGCCCTCCTGGGGGAGTTCGCTGCGAACTGA
- the pyrF gene encoding orotidine-5'-phosphate decarboxylase gives MESFGTRLRRAVTQRGPLCVGIDPHAALLDRWGLPDDVAGLERFAHTVVDALADRVAVLKPQSAFFERFGSRGVAVLESTIRQSRAAGALVLLDVKRGDIGSTMAAYADAYLNPASPLSADAITVSPYLGVGSLQPAFDLAATHGAGVFVLALTSNPEGPGVQHAVAADGRTVAQTIIDEISQVNAGADPLGSVGLVVGATIGETGHDLSKVNGPLLAPGLGAQGATPADLRAVFGASVRNVLPSYSREVLGAGPSVADLRAAAARATAECRAALG, from the coding sequence ATGGAGAGCTTCGGAACCCGGCTGCGCCGGGCGGTCACGCAGCGCGGTCCCCTCTGTGTGGGCATCGACCCGCACGCCGCGTTGCTCGACCGGTGGGGTCTGCCGGACGACGTCGCCGGCCTGGAACGCTTCGCCCATACGGTCGTCGACGCACTGGCCGATCGGGTCGCCGTGCTGAAGCCACAGTCGGCGTTCTTCGAGAGATTTGGGTCACGTGGAGTGGCCGTTCTTGAGTCAACTATCCGACAGTCCCGCGCGGCCGGTGCGCTTGTGCTACTCGACGTGAAGCGTGGCGACATCGGCTCGACGATGGCCGCGTACGCCGACGCGTACCTCAATCCGGCGAGTCCGCTGAGTGCGGACGCGATTACTGTGAGTCCCTATCTCGGGGTGGGCTCGTTGCAGCCGGCATTCGACCTCGCGGCCACGCACGGCGCCGGAGTCTTCGTCCTGGCGCTCACGTCCAATCCGGAGGGACCGGGCGTCCAGCACGCCGTCGCGGCCGACGGCCGGACGGTCGCGCAGACGATCATCGACGAGATTTCGCAGGTCAACGCGGGTGCGGATCCGCTCGGCAGCGTCGGACTGGTGGTCGGGGCGACGATCGGCGAAACCGGTCACGACCTCTCCAAGGTGAACGGGCCACTGCTCGCCCCGGGCCTCGGAGCGCAGGGCGCGACCCCCGCAGACCTCCGTGCGGTCTTCGGCGCGAGCGTGCGGAACGTGCTGCCGTCGTACTCGCGGGAAGTGCTCGGCGCGGGACCCTCGGTGGCCGATCTGCGGGCCGCGGCGGCCCGCGCGACGGCGGAATGCCGGGCCGCGCTCGGGTGA
- a CDS encoding adenosylmethionine--8-amino-7-oxononanoate transaminase: protein MTSGPGRLLQLDRAHVWHPYGPMPGRSDPYVVDSAEGVRLRLADGRELVDGMSSWWAAIHGYRHPVLDAALAEQSGRMSHVMFGGLTHAPAVELAATLVELTPDGLEHVFLCDSGSVGVEVAIKMALQAQRFRHGPRRHRLATWRGGYHGDTFHPMSVCDPVGGMHQLWTGVLPRQVFAPPPPAGFDQAYADELAATIGRHADELAAVIVEPIVQGAGGMRFHHPGYLRVLREVTRAHDILLIFDEIATGCGRTGTLFAAEHAGVTPDIMCLGKALTGGYLTLAATLCTTGVAEAVSAGEGGGLAHGPTFMGNPLACAVANASIGLLQATDWAGAVRRIERGLTAGLEPLRGAAGVADVRVLGAIGVVQLDVDVDVAKATAAAVAEGVWLRPFRDLIYTMPPYVADDADVGRITAAIAAAVAAN, encoded by the coding sequence GTGACCAGCGGCCCGGGGCGGCTGCTGCAGCTGGACCGGGCGCACGTCTGGCATCCGTACGGGCCGATGCCGGGGCGCTCCGATCCGTACGTGGTGGACAGTGCCGAAGGCGTGCGCCTGCGGCTGGCCGACGGCCGGGAGCTGGTCGACGGGATGTCGTCGTGGTGGGCCGCCATCCACGGCTACCGGCACCCGGTGCTGGACGCGGCCCTGGCCGAGCAGAGCGGCCGGATGAGCCACGTCATGTTCGGCGGGCTCACCCACGCCCCGGCGGTCGAGCTGGCCGCCACGCTGGTCGAGCTGACCCCCGACGGCCTGGAGCACGTCTTCCTGTGCGACTCCGGCTCCGTGGGCGTCGAGGTGGCCATCAAGATGGCGTTGCAGGCGCAGCGGTTCCGGCACGGGCCGCGGCGGCACCGGCTGGCGACGTGGCGCGGCGGCTACCACGGCGACACGTTCCACCCGATGAGCGTCTGCGACCCGGTCGGCGGCATGCACCAGCTGTGGACCGGGGTGCTGCCCCGGCAGGTCTTCGCCCCGCCGCCTCCGGCCGGGTTCGACCAGGCGTACGCCGACGAGCTGGCCGCGACGATCGGGCGGCACGCGGACGAGCTGGCCGCGGTCATCGTGGAGCCGATCGTGCAGGGTGCGGGCGGGATGCGCTTCCACCACCCCGGGTACCTGCGGGTGCTGCGCGAGGTGACCCGGGCCCACGACATCCTGCTGATCTTCGACGAGATCGCCACCGGCTGCGGGCGTACCGGGACGCTGTTCGCGGCCGAGCACGCCGGGGTGACTCCGGACATCATGTGCCTGGGCAAGGCGCTGACCGGCGGCTACCTGACCCTGGCCGCGACGCTGTGCACCACCGGGGTCGCCGAGGCCGTCTCGGCGGGCGAGGGCGGCGGCCTGGCCCACGGACCCACGTTCATGGGCAACCCGCTGGCCTGTGCGGTCGCCAACGCCTCCATCGGCCTGCTCCAGGCCACGGACTGGGCCGGTGCGGTACGCCGCATCGAGAGGGGCCTGACGGCCGGCCTGGAACCGCTGCGCGGCGCCGCGGGGGTGGCCGACGTGCGGGTGCTGGGCGCCATCGGCGTGGTCCAGCTCGACGTCGACGTCGACGTCGCGAAGGCCACCGCGGCGGCCGTCGCCGAGGGCGTGTGGCTGCGCCCCTTCCGCGACCTGATCTACACCATGCCCCCGTACGTGGCGGACGACGCCGACGTGGGCCGCATTACCGCGGCGATCGCCGCCGCGGTGGCGGCCAACTGA
- a CDS encoding quinone-dependent dihydroorotate dehydrogenase: MSAFERLVRPVLFRVGGGDAEAAHEFTLRRLAALSGRQRSLALLRRRYAVSAPVEAFGVRFPNPVGLAAGMDKNGVALPAWPALGFGFVEVGTVTAHAQPGNDRPRLFRLRDSEAIINRMGFNNAGAAALAQRLAALGPLPVPLGISLGKSKVTPLDEAVDDYLTSYNLLRPYADYIAVNVSSPNTPGLRALQDRSALAALLGALVGKTPVLVKIAPDLSESAISEVLEVCLATGTAGVIATNTTLARDGLAAADQARAGEAGGLSGRPLTERSRKIVEFVHTETGGALPIIGVGGILEPDDAARLFDAGASLVQLYTGFVYRGPGLVRAAARAAATAAERARP, translated from the coding sequence GTGAGCGCGTTCGAGCGGTTGGTGCGGCCGGTGCTGTTCCGGGTGGGTGGCGGCGACGCGGAGGCGGCGCACGAGTTCACCCTGCGGCGGCTGGCCGCCCTGAGTGGACGGCAGCGCAGCCTGGCGCTGCTGCGCCGCCGGTACGCGGTGAGCGCCCCCGTCGAGGCGTTCGGGGTGCGCTTCCCCAACCCGGTCGGGCTGGCGGCGGGCATGGACAAGAACGGCGTCGCCCTGCCCGCCTGGCCCGCGCTCGGCTTCGGCTTCGTCGAGGTGGGCACGGTGACGGCACACGCCCAGCCCGGCAACGACCGGCCACGGCTGTTCCGGCTGCGCGACAGCGAGGCGATCATCAACCGGATGGGCTTCAACAACGCCGGTGCCGCCGCCCTGGCGCAGCGGCTGGCCGCCCTCGGGCCGCTGCCCGTGCCGCTGGGGATCTCGCTGGGCAAGTCCAAGGTCACCCCCCTCGACGAGGCGGTCGACGACTACCTGACGTCGTACAACCTGCTCCGCCCGTACGCGGACTACATCGCGGTCAACGTCTCCTCGCCCAACACCCCGGGCCTGCGCGCGTTGCAGGACCGGTCGGCGCTGGCGGCGCTGCTGGGCGCCCTGGTCGGCAAGACCCCGGTGCTGGTGAAGATCGCCCCCGACCTCTCCGAGTCCGCGATCTCGGAGGTGCTGGAGGTGTGCCTGGCCACGGGCACCGCCGGGGTGATCGCCACGAACACCACCCTGGCCCGGGACGGGCTGGCCGCGGCCGACCAGGCGCGGGCCGGGGAGGCGGGCGGGCTGTCCGGGCGGCCGCTCACCGAACGGTCCCGCAAGATTGTGGAGTTCGTGCACACCGAGACCGGCGGCGCCCTGCCGATCATCGGGGTCGGCGGCATCCTCGAACCCGACGACGCGGCCCGGCTGTTCGACGCCGGAGCCTCGCTGGTGCAGCTCTACACCGGATTCGTCTACCGCGGCCCGGGCCTGGTCCGCGCGGCGGCCCGCGCCGCCGCCACGGCCGCGGAACGAGCCCGCCCGTGA